One Primulina huaijiensis isolate GDHJ02 chromosome 8, ASM1229523v2, whole genome shotgun sequence genomic region harbors:
- the LOC140982746 gene encoding RHOMBOID-like protein 3 — protein MEREVVEDRVDKRMNPSAGRSNWVSWLIPIFVLANIAVFVVEMYVNNCPKRIRNRATSFGADDDKCVARFLGRFSFQSLTENPLFGPSSAALDNMGALNWAKVVHQNQSWRLISCIWLHAGLIHLLVNMMCLVVIGIRLEQQFGFVRIGVIYLLSGVGGSILSSLFIQNRISVGASGALFGLLGAMLSELISNWSIYSNKVAALVTLIVIVVINLALGILPHVNNFAHIGGFLTGFLLGFILLPRPQLGWIGRHNLPVHTRPRSKYKASQYVLGLLSLILVISGFTVGLVMVFRGENLFERCHWCRYANCVPTSKWKCDE, from the exons ATGGAAAGGGAGGTTGTAGAGGACAGGGTAGATAAACGCATGAACCCGTCAGCAGGGAGAAGCAATTGGGTATCATGGTTGATTCCGATTTTTGTTCTGGCTAATATTGCGGTGTTTGTGGTCGAGATGTATGTGAATAATTGCCCCAAGCGTATCAGGAACAGGGCTACCAGTTTCGGGGCTGATGATGACAAGTGTGTGGCCAGGTTTCTTGGGAGATTCTCTTTCCAGTCACTCACGGAGAATCCTTTGTTCGGGCCTTCTTCTGCAGC ATTAGATAACATGGGCGCTCTTAATTGGGCTAAAGTTGTGCATCAAAATCAAAGCTGGAGGCTTATTTCATGTATATGGTTACATGCTGGTCTTATACACCTTCTAGTAAACATGATGTGCCTTGTCGTAATCGGCATACGCCTCGAGCAACAATTCGGGTTTG TTCGAATTGGCGTTATCTATTTGTTATCTGGTGTTGGTGGGAGTATATTGTCTTCCTTGTTTATTCAAAACCGAATCTCTGTTGGGGCATCTGGCGCTCTTTTTGGACTTCTTGGAGCCATGCTTTCCGAGTTGATTTCGAACTGGTCTATATATAGTAACAAG GTTGCGGCTTTGGTGACACTTATCGTGATAGTTGTGATAAATTTAGCGCTTGGCATTCTTCCACATGTGAATAATTTTGCGCATATAGGTGGATTCTTAACTGGGTTCCTCCTCGGATTTATTCTACTGCCTCGTCCCCAACTAGGGTGGATTGGGCGACACAATCTTCCGGTTCACACTAGACCTCGATCCAAATACAAAGCTTCCCAGTACGTGTTGGGGCTGCTTTCTTTGATTCTCGTAATTTCAGG TTTTACCGTAGGGTTAGTGATGGTGTTTCGAGGGGAAAACTTGTTTGAACGTTGCCACTGGTGCCGTTATGCAAACTGTGTCCCTACATCTAAATGGAAGTGTGATGAATGA
- the LOC140982745 gene encoding protein IQ-DOMAIN 24-like: MGKTAKWFRSLLGSKKSPECAPEKERKKGKWAISMSAEYSAKLKNGEGASAGPFAEGLDANKHAIAVAAATAAVAEAALAAAQAAAEVVRLTSGGGSGRSSAPYGSIDRRRFAAAVKIQSTFRAYLARRALRALKGLVKLQALVRGHIVRKQSANMLKRMQAMARIQARATAHRAHGSESSLSSMKHSNARHPGVVNQRKHEHRLNNSKHEGSFLQQYNTRPRTGNYTNKETSRIASKHNWLDQWMEQCTLNNRIDTSFTTRHGEDERTDKILEIDTWKPHHNTRRSSQALSTSQTYSTWNHDTGQEYSKMGSFPKLSTKLQKPNPSISSEEVSSAISPNFTPESDQLAAWTAENSPKFHSGSSRVTGNLRGTFTPTKSECSRSVFGDYLGHPSYMANTESSRAKVRSHSVPKQRMHFKELGMNQKFGSHIWESDVYSEKGSTLPSNHMTNTYLNSGQKRQGSHGGAVGFNSTYGHKL, encoded by the exons ATGGGCAAGACCGCTAAGTGGTTCCGCTCTCTTTTAGGCTCCAAAAAGTCGCCGGAATGTGCACCGGAGAAGGAGAGGAAGAAGGGCAAATGGGCTATCTCGATGTCGGCTGAATATTCTGCTAAGTTGAAGAATGGGGAGGGTGCTTCAGCGGGCCCGTTTGCTGAGGGATTGGATGCTAACAAGCACGCCATAGCGGTGGCGGCAGCGACTGCGGCCGTGGCGGAGGCGGCTCTTGCTGCGGCTCAGGCGGCGGCTGAAGTGGTTAGGTTGACCAGTGGGGGTGGGAGTGGCAGAAGCTCAGCGCCCTATGGCAGCATTGACCGGAGGCGCTTCGCGGCGGCTGTCAAGATTCAGTCGACCTTCCGAGCTTATTTA GCTAGGAGGGCATTGAGGGCACTTAAGGGACTGGTGAAGCTTCAAGCCTTGGTTAGAGGACATATTGTTAGAAAACAAAGTGCGAATATGCTCAAGCGTATGCAAGCAATGGCTCGAATCCAGGCTCGAGCCACTGCACATCGAGCTCACGGGTCAGAGTCTTCTTTGTCCAGTATGAAGCACTCTAATGCTCGCCATCCT GGAGTTGTGAATCAAAGGAAGCACGAACACAGATTGAATAATTCCAAACACGAGGGATCGTTTCTTCAG CAATACAATACAAGACCACGAACTGGTAActataccaacaaagagaccTCTCGTATAGCTTCTAAGCATAACTGGTTAGATCAATGGATGGAACAATGCACGTTGAACAACCGCATCGACACGTCCTTCACAACGAGACACGGCGAAGACGAGAGAACCGACAAGATTCTTGAAATAGATACGTGGAAACCTCACCATAATACCAGAAGATCTAGCCAAGCCCTCTCCACTTCCCAAACTTACTCAACTTGGAACCACGATACAGGACAAGAATACTCAAAAATGGGTTCATTTCCAAAACTTTCAACCAAACTTCAGAAACCGAATCCTAGTATATCTTCTGAGGAAGTCTCGTCTGCAATATCACCAAACTTTACTCCAGAAAGTGATCAACTTGCAGCATGGACTGCTGAGAATAGCCCCAAGTTTCATTCTGGGTCGTCTAGGGTAACTGGAAACCTGAGAGGGACGTTTACGCCCACGAAAAGTGAATGTTCTAGAAGTGTGTTTGGTGATTACCTTGGCCATCCTAGTTACATGGCCAACACAGAATCATCCCGGGCTAAAGTTAGGTCTCATAGCGTGCCAAAGCAGAGGATGCATTTCAAGGAACTAGGCATGAACCAGAAGTTTGGTAGTCATATTTGGGAATCGGATGTCTATTCTGAGAAGGGTTCAACTCTACCATCGAACCATATGACCAACACCTACCTGAACTCGGGTCAAAAAAGGCAAGGTTCTCATGGTGGTGCTGTCGGTTTTAATTCGACCTATGGCCACAAGCTATAG
- the LOC140982654 gene encoding protein FAR1-RELATED SEQUENCE 5-like, translated as MDRIEDEAVRNHEEPMDLRMSNSLDLNVEQDCHNFKFNAKDEVLKLGMEFVSDEQAYGFYSRYAELVGFNVRKDWVNRSKVHGRVMSRKFTCSRQGHRKKDRRDINVKKHRKETRTGCLAYMVVTRQPNGKYQVTQFEEEHNHDDVDLSKAEKLLEFPLCGNWESTEVSESDTMKNLEIKSRLSMQLLGIRLCAPEKFDDLQSETENLYLSTERTRDMKEGDAARLLYYFQRQHFLNPAFFYSVQLDIEDKITNIFWADDNMIIDCAHFGDVVCLDTSSIRNKDSRPFVQFVGLNHHRQVVVFGAALLYDDTVDTFKWLFQTFVETMAGKKPKFILSDQDATIVQAIHALLPETSHVICAWQMYLIAHKHLRHLINDHDSFATDFRNCIFSHEQEDEFFQAWDSMLEKHGLHQNSWLKWMFREKEKWAATYGRNTFFIESNGKHLVEQMSDKLRSYLGPDLDMLQFLKHFESVVNEQKYSELEAAFQTQRKAPVLMANAILLKHPSEIYTPKAFEVFQREYEKCLNIIINKSGEQDSKFDYKVRMYGKSKDFLVVYNSLDGTVSCNCLKFEHVGFLCSHALKVLDHHNIKVVPSCYILKRWTKDARILPIRENYGYSTEDNRKMIATRYKDLCRNIIKISARAAESDPAFEFAARQLDEVMQGVERILNFKSFENIRGTFASENAPAVVGLDRNDFGDQDANVLQEAVETEIMVPDTDQLNHYDGQVPSARGGLDVHPSPSRTVLSVACAPSAYISSPIPAPTLSSITQGLYSVEANHVVQRMYQASNLTINHQPNPNMYEPQAFYCNQHSPSHSHVLQESLICNQFQDSMSSGTQLKQVVDDGQLTHPSSFMHYSRRYRAADV; from the exons ATGGATAGAATTGAGGATGAGGCTGTCAGGAACCACGAGGAACCCATGGATCTTAGAATGTCGAATAGTTTGGACTTGAATGTGGAGCAAGACTGTCACAATTTCAAATTTAACGCTAAAGATGAAGTGCTCAAGCTTGGTATGGAGTTTGTTTCAGACGAGCAAGCATATGGTTTTTACAGTAGGTATGCTGAATTGGTGGGGTTTAATGTGAGAAAAGATTGGGTCAATAGGAGTAAGGTCCATGGTCGGGTGATGTCCCGAAAGTTTACGTGTTCTAGACAAGGTCACCGTAAGAAAGACAGGCGAGATATTAATGTTAAGAAGCATCGCAAGGAGACGCGAACAGGTTGTTTGGCATATATGGTTGTAACCCGTCAACCTAATGGTAAGTATCAGGTTACACAATTTGAAGAGGAGCACAATCATGATGATGTCGACCTCAGTAAAGCTGAGAAGTTATTGGAATTCCCGTTATGTGGAAATTGGGAGTCGACTGAAGTTTCTGAATCTGACACAATGAAGAATTTAGAGATTAAGTCAAGACTATCTATGCAATTGTTAGGTATACGCTTATGTGCTCCAGAGAAATTTGATGACCTTCAAAGTGAGACTGAAAACCTTTACTTGAGCACTGAGCGGACAAGAGATATGAAGGAAGGAGATGCAGCACGGTTATTGTATTACTTCCAAAGGCAACATTTTTTAAATCCTGCATTCTTTTACTCGGTACAACTTGATATTGAGGATAAGATAACCAACATTTTTTGGGCTGATGACAATATGATCATTGACTGTGCACACTTTGGTGATGTTGTTTGCCTAGATACATCATCCATAAGAAACAAGGATTCTCGCCCCTTTGTGCAGTTCGTTGGTCTAAATCATCATCGACAGGTAGTAGTTTTTGGTGCTGCCTTGCTATATGATGACACTGTTGATACGTTCAAGTGGCTATTTCAAACTTTTGTCGAGACGATGGCTGGTAAGAAACCAAAATTCATTCTCTCAGATCAAGATGCAACAATTGTGCAAGCTATTCATGCATTGTTACCAGAAACAAGCCATGTTATATGTGCCTGGCAGATGTATCTGATTGCTCATAAGCATCTGCGTCATTTAATAAATGATCATGATTCATTTGCAACTGACTTTAGAAATTGCATCTTTTCTCATGAGCAAGAGGATGAGTTTTTCCAAGCATGGGATTCGATGTTAGAAAAACATGGCCTGCATCAAAATTCATGGTTGAAATGGATGtttagagaaaaagaaaaatgggCTGCAACGTATGGTAGAAATACTTTCTTCATCGAAAGCAATGGCAAACATCTCGTTGAGCAGATGTCAGATAAACTCAGGAGCTATTTGGGCCCTGACCTTGACATGCTGCAGTTTTTAAAGCACTTTGAGAGTGTGGTTAATGAACAAAAGTACAGCGAACTAGAAGCAGCTTTTCAAACACAAAGAAAGGCTCCAGTTTTGATGGCTAATGCCATTTTGCTGAAGCATCCCAGTGAAATTTATACTCCAAAAGCATTTGAAGTATTTCAGAGGGAATATGAGAAGTGTTTAAACATAATCATTAACAAAAGTGGTGAGCAAGATTCTAAATTCGATTACAAAGTCAGAATGTATGGGAAGTCGAAAGACTTTTTGGTTGTGTATAATTCTCTTGATGGCACAGTTTCTTGCAACTGTCTGAAGTTTGAGCATGTGGGGTTTTTGTGTAGTCATGCTCTAAAAGTGCTTGATCATCACAATATAAAGGTTGTTCCTTCTTGTTACATCTTAAAGAGATGGACAAAAGACGCGAGGATTTTACCTATTAGAGAAAATTATGGTTATTCAACAGAAGATAACAGAAAGATGATTGCTACCCGATATAAGGATCTCTGTcgcaatataattaaaatatctgCTAGAGCTGCTGAATCTGATCCTGCATTTGAATTTGCTGCAAGACAACTTGATGAAGTGATGCAAGGTGTTGAAAGAAtcttgaatttcaaatcatttgagAATATTAGAGGCACTTTTGCTTCTGAAAATGCACCAGCAGTTGTCGGTTTGGATAGAAATGATTTTGGGGATCAGGATGCTAATGTATTGCAAGAAGCAGTTGAAACAGAAATTATGGTTCCTGACACAGATCAACTGAATCATTATGATGGACAAGTCCCCAGTGCCCGTGGAGGGCTCGATGTTCACCCATCTCCGTCACGGACTGTTTTATCTGTTGCATGTGCCCCTTCAGCATATATTTCATCTCCCATTCCAGCACCTACACTAAGTTCAATTACGCAG GGTTTGTACTCCGTCGAAGCAAATCATGTGGTTCAGAGAATGTATCAAGCATCTAATTTAACGATCAATCAtcaacctaatcctaacatGTATGAACCACAGGCTTTTTACTGTAACCAACATTCTCCCAGCCATTCTCATGTCCTACAG GAGTCCCTGATTTGTAACCAATTCCAAGACTCAATGTCAAGTGGCACTCAACTCAAGCAG GTGGTGGATGATGGTCAACTCACGCATCCATCTTCATTCATGCATTATAGTCGCAGATACCGAGCTGCCGATGTTTAA
- the LOC140983297 gene encoding probable (S)-N-methylcoclaurine 3'-hydroxylase isozyme 2: MIAAVVLLIFLLPLLFVLLKKSSFRCSNLPPGPNAWQVWSNISEIGKQPHVAFKNLSALYGPLLSFRLGTQLVVVASSPETAEKILKTHDRICSGRYMPLAFYEIPRVMNSSLTMSKECNETWKLLRGITHNTLFSSRAVDLRCEIRSQKVAEMMRYLLHKQGQVVNMDNVVKITVSNIISGVLATRNLFNVRGLDVGDKEDQRVKGLLDEIVVKAAVPGFGDLFPLLKRVDFCSKRNGIDLYRKSISVWEEIIKERRNLRNGNDNHGVSWGQSFIDVLIENSFLDDEIGILLTELLIAGTDSTIITIIWLVVELLKNQEILSRVRDEIAATIEGSSIVESRLSECQYFQACMKETLRLHIPGPFLVPHRSIRDCNVNNYDIPKDTMILVNAWAIQVDSNNWEDASVFKPERFLESKIDFKGSHFEFIPFSAGQRMCPGFNMGFRNIQLIVACLVHHFDWSLPDCGDPKSLDTGERFGTTLKRDQTLHLIPRVRSEQYVVG, translated from the exons ATGATTGCTGCAGTAGTATTGCTGATTTTTCTTTTGCCGCTTTTGTTTGTTTTGCTCAAGAAATCCTCATTTAGATGTTCAAATCTTCCACCAGGCCCAAATGCCTGGCAAGTTTGGAGCAACATTTCTGAAATTGGAAAACAACCCCATGTAGCTTTTAAAAATCTATCTGCGTTATATGGTCCTCTCCTTTCTTTCAGGCTTGGAACCCAATTAGTCGTAGTCGCATCGTCCCCGGAAACCGCCGAGAAAATCCTTAAGACACACGACAGAATCTGTTCAGGCAGGTACATGCCATTGGCATTTTACGAAATCCCACGAGTCATGAATTCATCATTAACAATGTCGAAGGAATGCAATGAAACCTGGAAGCTTTTACGTGGTATTACTCACAACACTTTATTTTCCTCGCGAGCAGTCGATTTGAGATGTGAGATAAGGAGCCAGAAAGTGGCGGAGATGATGCGTTATTTGCTTCATAAACAAGGCCAAGTAGTGAATATGGATAATGTAGTCAAGATTACGGTTTCGAACATTATTAGTGGTGTTTTGGCTACAAGAAACTTGTTCAATGTAAGAGGTCTAGATGTGGGTGACAAAGAAGATCAGAGGGTTAAAGGGTTGTTGGATGAGATAGTGGTAAAGGCTGCAGTTCCTGGTTTTGGTGATTTGTTTCCATTGCTGAAAAGGGTTGATTTTTGCAGTAAAAGAAATGGGATTGATTTGTATAGGAAATCGATAAGTGTGTGGGAAGAAATAATCAAGGAGAGAAGAAACTTGAGGAACGGAAACGACAATCATGGTGTTTCATGGGGTCAAAGTTTCATAgatgttttgatcgagaattcATTTCTTGACGACGAAATCGGCATTCTATTAACG GAACTACTCATTGCCGGCACAGATTCAACCATTATAACAATAATATGGCTGGTGGTGGAACTTTTGAAAAACCAAGAAATTTTAAGCAGAGTACGCGATGAAATCGCCGCAACTATCGAGGGAAGCTCGATAGTAGAATCACGTTTATCAGAGTGTCAATATTTCCAGGCCTGTATGAAGGAAACACTGCGGCTCCATATTCCAGGGCCATTTCTCGTGCCGCATCGATCCATCCGGGATTGTAATGTGAATAATTACGATATCCCTAAAGACACAATGATCCTGGTGAATGCCTGGGCAATTCAGGTGGACTCTAACAACTGGGAAGATGCCTCAGTTTTCAAACCTGAGAGGTTTCTGGAGTCGAAAATAGATTTCAAGGGAAGCCATTTCGAGTTTATACCTTTCAGTGCTGGACAAAGAATGTGCCCTGGATTCAATATGGGATTCAGAAATATTCAGCTCATCGTGGCATGTTTAGTGCATCATTTCGATTGGAGTCTGCCTGATTGTGGAGATCCCAAGAGTCTTGACACTGGTGAGAGATTTGGTACAACATTAAAGAGGGATCAAACATTGCATTTGATTCCAAGGGTAAGATCAGAGCAATATGTTGTTGGATAA
- the LOC140982925 gene encoding E3 ubiquitin-protein ligase BIG BROTHER-like: MTPAEIAEQLRDICPELCALDVEELIIQQESAFLYLENNKFKGHQIFDYGRVLPIQENEYSYTANLESQLAMDEALARSLELGGDFENLYVSEHSNGADDDIESTIGETSDMGESLNVRGDNFDLDRMTYEDLQELGEHVGSESKGLPADLISQLPTFKFKPASKKKNKEREECVICCAEYKTGAGLTTLPCAHHYHSKCITRWLQMNKASVTKTLPVKRLFKFKLSKIIVVVD, from the exons ATGACACCGGCGGAAATCGCTGAACAACTTAGGGATATTTGTCCTGAATTATGTGCTCTTGATGTTGAAGAACTCATCATACAACAG GAGAGTGCATTCCTATATCTCGAGAACAATAAATTCAAGGGGCACCAAATATTTGACTATGGTCGTGTGCTTCCAATACAAGAGAATGAATATTCCTATACAGCAAACCTTGAATCACAGTTGGCTATGGATGAAGCTTTAGCAAGATCTCTGGAGTTAGGAGGCGACTTCGAAAATTTATACGTCTCCGAGCACAGTAATGGAGCCGATG ATGATATCGAATCAACCATAGGAGAAACATCTGACATG GGTGAGAGTCTAAATGTAAGAGGAGACAATTTTGATCTTGATCGAATGACATACGAG GACTTGCAAGAACTGGGAGAACATGTGGGAAGTGAGAGCAAAGGACTTCCTGCAGACCTCATTTCACAGCTGCCAACTTTCAAATTCAAACCAGCATCGaagaaaaagaataaagaaagaGAAGA GTGTGTGATTTGTTGTGCCGAATATAAAACCGGTGCCGGATTAACCACTTTGCCTTGCGCTCACCATTATCATTCAAAATGCATCACTCGTTGGCTCCAGATGAACAAGGCAAGTGTTACCAAAACTCTACCAGTAAAACgactatttaaatttaagttgtCAAAAATTATAGTCGTCGTCGACTAA